One Granulicella sp. 5B5 DNA window includes the following coding sequences:
- a CDS encoding biopolymer transporter ExbD: MAFSASASAAHTGAEINVTPLIDVLLVLFILFMVIVPQHQRGLDSAIPQGKASTASLPLVTVQVMRHGPQLPVQYFVDQRVVPMAELQSLLQSMFAVRQDHTLIVQADRDLSYQQVATVVSLGRLAGAQQIALNALHKP, encoded by the coding sequence ATGGCATTCAGCGCAAGCGCATCGGCCGCCCATACAGGGGCAGAGATCAACGTCACGCCGCTCATTGACGTTCTGCTCGTCCTTTTCATCCTCTTCATGGTCATCGTCCCGCAGCATCAGCGCGGACTCGACAGCGCCATTCCGCAGGGCAAGGCATCTACAGCCTCATTGCCGCTGGTCACGGTGCAGGTTATGCGCCACGGACCCCAGCTTCCGGTGCAGTATTTCGTCGATCAGCGTGTCGTCCCCATGGCGGAGCTACAGTCTCTGTTGCAGTCCATGTTCGCCGTCCGCCAGGACCACACCCTGATCGTGCAGGCAGATCGCGACCTGAGCTACCAGCAGGTGGCTACTGTGGTCAGCCTCGGCCGCCTCGCCGGAGCGCAGCAGATCGCCTTGAACGCGCTGCACAAACCTTAA